The window TCGGCGGGCTTGACCGGCGCGATGCCGATCTCGCAGATGACCCGGCCGAGGTCGACCGACTCCGGGGGGTTGGTCTCCTCGTTGCACTTGACGTAGTAGGCCTCTTCCGGCCGCTGGCCGAAGAGGGCGCCGCTGCGCCACTCGTTGACGAGGAACGACGAGACGTTGCGCCGGATCCTGGCCCACAGGTTGTGGTCGTTCGGCTCGAACACCACCCACTGGGTGCCGAGCAGGATCGACTCCTCCAGGTAGTTGAAGTACCGGCGGATGTTGAGGTAGCGCCAGGCCGGGTCGGAGGACATGGTGCGGGCGCCCCAGACGCGGATGCCGCGGCCCGGGAAGGCGCGGATGCAGTTGACGCCGATGGGGTTGAGCAGGTCCTGCTCGCCGCGGGTGATCTGGAGCTCCAGGTCCACCGCGCCGCGTACGACCTCGTTGGCGGGCGCCTTGTGCACACCGCGCTCGAAGTCGTTGCGGGCCCAGATGCCGGCGACGTGGCCGCTCGGCGGGATCACACGGGACTGGCCGGTCGCCGGGTCGAAGACCTTGACCCAGGGGTAGTACAGGGCCGCGTACTTGGAGTCGTAGCCCGCGGTCTCCTGGCGCCAGACCCGGATCTGACGGGCGTTCAGGCCGGGCGGCGGGTCGATGATGGCGACCCGGTCGCCCATCAGCTCGCAGTGCGCGATCAGACCGAGCTGGACCGCCTTCACGGCCTCCAGGTCGATCGCGCCGCGCTGGTAGGCGGCCATCAGGTCGGGGACGGCGACCATGGAGATCTCGTCGACGGCCTCCAGGCCGCCGAAGCCGGTGCGGTCGGCCGAGTCACCGAGGTAGTGGGCCGGGCCGGGGTGGGCGTCGCTCGTCTCCGACGGGGCGACGGGGGCGGGGGCCGCGGGGGCCGCCAGCGCCACGGTCTGGTTCTCGGGCCGCGCCAACTGGGCCGCGGGCGCGGACTCCTGGACGGTGATGAGCTTGGAGCGCTCCTTCACCTGCGTGACGACGTAGTTGCGGCCGCCCTTCTTGGCGGTCACGTCGAACGTCTCGACGGGCTTGTCGCCGTCCTTGACGATCAGCTTGAAGCGCTCGGCGGGGCCCTCGCCCTCGGGGTCGGCGACCTCGACGCTGAGCGAGCCGCCCGCGACGGCGGTGACGCTGAAGGTGCCGAGCTGCTTCGGCTCGCCCGCCGGGAGCGCGGCCGGGGCGGCGGAACCGGAGACGGCGGCCGGGGCGGCGGCGCCTGCCGCGCCCTCGGCGGTGCCGCCGACCCGCACGACGTACGCGGCGCTGCCGCCGTTGTTGAAGAACCCGTACACGGAGTGCGCGAGGTAGTAGCCGTCGGTGAAGTCGCCGAAGGCCGCGACGTACTGGGACCAGTTGGTCACCAGGGTCGGCTCGTTCAGCGGACCGGCCGGCGCGAGCCCGACGAAGGCCGCCACCGATGTGCCCACCCCCTCGATGGGACGCGAGCCGCTGGCCACCTCCTCGACGTATACGCCGGGTGACAGGTAGGACGGCATGCTCTGCTCTCCTCGGGGTACGAGACAGGTCTTCTCTCACCCTCACGCGCGAAGCGCGTCCATTGAAACGTCCTGGGGGGCCTGATCGAGGGCAGCTCCGTTGCCCCGAGGGGCAATGCGGCGGGCCTCGGTGTCCTCTCGCCCGCAGGCACTGCCCTCGGCGATGCCCTTACGGCTCTCCCCGTACCCGGTGCGCTCCGGTACCGCCGGGGTGCCGACCACGGCGACGACAGCTCGGAGGGCGACCTCTTCGGTGAGGAGGCTCAGCTTCCCGGACCGACGTCCGGAGGCGGACGGGCGGCCCCGCGGTGAACACCTCCTGAGCACGGGCCCTTCGGACGCCATGGGTCCGCGACAACGAGGTCGGCGCACGGGGCCCCTTCGGGCACGGGGTGTGCACTGTCTCCTCCTGACCGGGCTTTCCCCTCCCGCTAGCGTCCTGACGTGAGCCTTTGGACCTCCCTGGAACCCGCCTCCGCGACTGTGGACCCGGGTGGCAGTACGACCGTGCGGTTGCGTGTGCGCAATACCGGTGATGTGGTCGATGAGTACCGCTTCGAGGCGGTCGGTGATCTGGCGCCGTGGACTGTCGTGGAGCCGCAGTCGCTCCGGTTGTATCCGGGGACGACGGGGTCGGTGGAGTTGTCGTTCGCGCCGCCTCGTACGCCGGATGCGACGGCGGGTCCGAATCCGTATGCGGTGCGGATCACGCCGACGGAGCATCCGGAGGCGGTGACGGTTCCCGAGGGGAACTTGACGATCACGCCGTTCACGGAGGTGCGGGCGGAGTTGGTTCCGCCGACGGTGAAGGGCAGGTTCCGGGGGCGGCCGAAGCTGGCTGTGGACAACCTCGGGAACACGAAGGTGACTGCGTCGGTCGGTGGCAGTGACAACGGCGATCAGCTTTCGTACGACATCCATCCGAGCAATGTGCAGATCGAGCCGGGTCGGGCGGCGTTCGTGAAGGCGACGCTGAAGCCGCGGCAGATCATCTGGTTCGGGTCGAAGGAGGAGCGGCCGTACACGCTGGCCGTGCAGCGGTCGGGGGTCACTCCGCTGGATGTCGAGGGCACGTATGTGCAGCGGGGTTTCCTGCCACGCTGGCTCGCGACCTTCCTGGGCGTCTTCATGGCACTGGCGATCACGTTCGTGATGCTGTGGATCGCCTACAAGCCCCAAGTCCGCAGCCAGGCCAAGGAGTTCCAGGAAGCCGGCGTCAGCACCCTGCCGCCCGAGGCGTCTCCGTCGGCGCCGGTGGCGTCACCCTCGGTGCCGAAGCAGGATGTCGAGCCGGTCCCGTCCGCTCCGGCGGACAAAGGCGGCGACGGCGGCGCGCCGGCGTCCCCGTCGGCCGAGGAGAAGCCCAAGAACGAGGTGCCCACGGGCAATGTCCTCCTCCGCAACCTGTCCACCGGGCGGTGTGCCGACCTCCCCGGCGAGGGTGAGGGCAAGAAGGACGGCCGGGTCCAGCAGTTCTCCTGCAAGCAGACCGCCGACGACAACCAGCTCTGGAACCTGGAAGTGAAGATCCCGAAGGGAGGGCCCGGAGGAGAGGCCGATCTCTTCCAGATCCGCAACACCAAGGACCAACTGTGCATGGACCTGCCGAACTTCGGAGCCAACCCCATTCACACACGCGTCACGGAGTTCACCTGTAACGGCACGAAGGCCGACAACCAGTTGTGGTGGCTGGAAAAGCAGGAGAGCGGCGCCTACTGGCTCCGCAACTTCGCGAGCAACGGCGCGTGCCTCGAAGTCGCGGGCAACAATGACATCCGCGACGAAGTAACCCTGATGCTCTTCAACTGCACCGTCACCGATGACCAGGAGTGGCAGATCGTCCAGCCTTCCCAGGGCTGAGAGGCGGGGCAGCGGGCCGCGCCTCTTCGGGCACGGGTCGTGCCCCGGGGCTTCCTGACCCGGGCCAGGCCCGGCAAGTAGCGTCCGAGGGTGAGCCTTTGGACCTCCCTGGAACCCGCCTCCGCGACTGTGGACCCGGGTGGCAGTACGACCGTGCGGTTGCGTGTGCGCAATACCGGTGATGTGGTCGATGAGTACCGCTTCGAGGCGGTCGGTGATCTGGCGCCGTGGACTGTCGTGGAGCCGCAGTCGCTCCGGTTGTATCCGGGGACGACGGGGTCGGTGGAGTTGTCGTTCGCGCCGCCTCGTACGCCGGATGCGACGGCGGGTCCGAATCCGTATGCGGTGCGGATCACGCCGACGGAGCATCCGGAGGCGGTGACGGTTCCCGAGGGGAACTTGACGATCACGCCGTTCACGGAGGTGCGGGCGGAGTTGGTTCCGCCGACGGTGAAGGGCAGGTTCCGGGGGCGGCCGAAGCTGGCTGTGGACAACCTCGGGAACACGAAGGTGACTGCGTCGGTCGGTGGCAGTGACAACGGCGATCAGCTTTCGTACGACATCCATCCGAGCAATGTGCAGATCGAGCCGGGTCGGGCGGCGTTCGTGAAGGCGACGCTGAAGCCGCGGCAGATCATCTGGTTCGGGTCGAAGGAGGAGCGGCCGTACACGCTGGCCGTGCAGCGGTCGGGGGTCACTCCGCTGGATGTCGAGGGCACGTATGTGCAGCGGGGTTTCCTGCCACGCTGGCTCGCGACCTTCCTGGGCGTCTTCATGGCACTGGCGATCACGTTCGTGATGCTGTGGATCGCCTACAAGCCCCAAGTCCGCAGCCAGGCCAAGGAGCAGCTCCAGGAAGCCGGCATCAGTACGTTGCCGCCGGCCAGCCCTTCGGTGTCGCCGCCCGCCCCGCCCACGCCCACCGCCCCCGCCACGACACCCACGCCCGTCGCGGAGGCGCCGCCCGCGGGCGGCGGCGGATCGGGCGGTGGTGGCTCGGAGAAGGAGAAGAAGACCCCGGAGCGGACCGCGGCGACCGCCGTCCAGCAGCTGGCCGCGCAGGACCCGGGCGGGCGGCACATCTGCTACCGGGCCTTCGTCGCCGACAAGGGCTGGACGGACGCGGTGTGCGACGGCGAAACGGCCGGCTCGGTGGGCCAGAACAAGTCGCTCAAGGCCCTCAACATCGCGGTGTCAGGCACCAAGGGCACGGCCGGTGTCGCCTTCATCCACAACCCCGGGTCGACGAACGGCCAGGGCTACTACAACAAGGTGCCCTGGTCGGGCGTGCCCGACGGCATCGACAACTACATCGGCAGCACCAAGAAGGACGCCCAGAACATGCTGGGCTTCACCATCAACGTCGACGAAGGCGGCGGCCCGGTCTGCCAGACCGCCCACGTCCACAACGAGGGCTGGCACGGCATGGGCTGCGACAAGCCCGGCGAGGGCGAGAACTTCATCTTCGGCGGCACCCTCACCAACGACCTCTGGCTGGAAGCAGTCAAGTTCACAGTCTGACCAACCCCCCGGCCTTGGAAGACGCGTCCAGGCACAGTCTTTTAGGGGGCGCGGGGAACGGCGCAATCCTTTAAGGGGCGCGGGGAACTGCGCGACCAGCCCCACCCAACCCGCAGCCAAGAAGCACACGGCACCCAGAACAGGGGAAGGCGGCTACCAGCCACCTTCCCCCGGTACCAGCCGCCCCGCCTTCCGATACTCCCGCCGAGCCCCCTCCAGCAGATCCCCGGTCGTGACCGTCCCCCCACGCCCGGCAGCGGCATACGCGGCGGTGACGACCGCACTCCGAATGGACCCCCCGGCCAGCTCGAAGTCACGCGCGGCCGCCTCCGGTTCGATCCCCTCGGCACACGGAACGTGGGCAAGGCTGTGCCGCCACAGCGCCCGCCGCTGCTCGGCGTCCGGGAACGGGAAGTCGACCACCAGGTCCAGCCGCCGGGTGAACGCCTCGTCGATGTTGGCCCGCAGGTTGGTAGTGAGCAGGGCGATGCCGTCGAAGGACTCCAGGCGCTGGAGCAGGTACGCGCTCTCCATGTTGGCGTGCTTGTCGTGGGAGTCCTTGACCTCCGAACGCTTGCCGAAGACCGCGTCGGCCTCGTCGAAGAGCAGCACGGCGTCGGTGCGGTCGGCCTCGGTGAAGATCCGTTCGAGGTTCTTCTCGGTCTCGCCCACGTACTTGTCGACGATCGAGGAGAGCTGCACGACGTAGAGGTCCAGGCCGAGTTCGGCGGCGACGACCTCGGCCGACAGGGTCTTGCCGGTACCGGACTCGCCCGCGAAGAGCCCGAGGACGCCGTGGCCCCGGCCGCCTCCGGCGCTGAGCCGCCAGTCGCCGAGCACCCGGTCGCGGTGGCGGGCGCGCAGGGCGAGTTCGTGCAGCTGGGCGAGGGGCCTGTCCGGCAGGACGAGGTCGTCCCAGCCGACGTCGGGCCGGATCCGGCGGGCGTGCTGCTCCAGACCGGAGGCGGACTGCTGCCGGGCGGCCAGCCGGAGGTGGGCGGCGGTCACCGGCGTGCCGTCGAACGTGGCGAGGTCCATGGCCGCGCGGGCGGCCCGTTCGATCCGGTCGCCGCCGAGCCGGTACGGGGCGACGGTGACGGCCAGGTCGAAACCCGGACCGTCCGCGCCGGTGCCGAGCGCGGCCGCCCAGGTGTCCACGGCACCCGCCCGCCCCCGGGGCGCGTCGAGGACCAGCGGGTCGTGGTCGCACCACTGGGGGTCGTACGGCCGGGGCCCGGTGAACAGCACGGGTACGCCGGCCGCCGACAGTGCCCGCAGGAGCGGGCCCGGCTTCTCCGGCAGCGGGGACACGACGATCGCACGGTCGCGCAGCCGCGCTTCGCGCAGCAGGCGGGGGAGGAGGTCGGCGAGCAGTTCGGGGAGTGTCTCGCCGACCGCCACGGGCGAGAAGTGCAGCGCCTCGATGCCGGCCGCGCGCAGGGCGCCCGCCGCGCACACGAGCCCGTCGCCCTCACGCTGCTCGCGCAGATAGACGGTGACAGGAGCCGCGGTCAGCCGGTCGGCCAGCTTGGCGGTGAACTCCCCCTCCAGCGTGGACGCCGACGTGGACGCGGAGGTGGGCAGGTCGAGCGGATGGACGTACCCGGCGAGCGCCGCGTCCTGTGTGTCGTCGCCGAGCAGATGGGCGACGAGCCGGTCGGGCACGCGCAACGACCGGCTGAGGAAGGGCCGTTCGGTCTCCTCGACGGTCAGCAGTCCGAGCGCGGTCAGGGGCGCCGAGGGATGCAGCCGGGCCCGCGCCTCACCGAGGTGCGCGGGCAGCCCGCACAGGTCGAGCGCCAGCCCGGTGGTGGCCAGCCGTCTGCTGATGTCGTCGTTGAGGTACCCGTACAGCGGCTCGAAGGAGCGGTCCAGGTCGGGGGCGAGGGCGATGAGCAGGATGCGGGTGTCCAGTTCGGTGAGCCCGAGGCGTACCGCGAGCCGCACCAGCCGGTCGCCCGGACCGGCCTCCGCGTCTTCAGCGTTCCCGCCCGCCGCCGCGCCCCCGGGTTCGGCCGTGTCCTCGAACACGGAGGTCCACGATGTCGTCGTGGGTCCCAGAAGAGGCCGTACTGCCTCTTCGGAGAGGTACAGCCCGCGCAGCGGATCGTCCGCGGTGGGGTCGCCGGCGCTGCGTTCCGCAACCAACTCGGCGACGCGGGCGCGCAGTCGGGCGAGGCGGGTGAGGATCGTGTCGGCGGTGCGGGAGGCGTGAGTGGTCACTGCTGCTGTTCTCCGGGCTGCCGTTCTCCGGTGTCCGGCGCGGTGTCCGGCCGCCGTGGCCGGTGGCTGCGCTCCTGCGAGCCCTCCAGCGTGCCGTCCATGCCGCGTACGCGGACCGCGCCCTCCGTGACCGGGGGGCCGACGTCGTACTCGGGGAAGGCCGGGAAGGGTGCGGTGACCACGAGGTCGAGCGACGGCTTGAGTTCGCCGCCCAGGGCCGACCAGATCTCGGCCATGGAACGGGACTCGGTGTGCAGCCCGGCCACCGTGAGCGGGACGGACAGGCCCATCGCGCCGAGGGCGCCCGGCAGTTCTTCCGGTGCGAGCAGTTCGCGGGGCAGCATGGTCGCCAACACCGCGGAGAGCAGCCGGTGTTCGTCCTGGGGCTGCTTGGTCCAGGCGGTGACCAGGTACGACAGCCGGAACCAGCGGGGCGGCTGACGGCGGCGTACGACGATGTCGCGCTCGTCGCGGACGGTGACCTGGCCGCGCTGGCGCCGGTTGACGTCCTCACGGATGTCGTACAAGTAGGCGTTGACGGCCGGGGCGTTGCGCCGGGCCGCCCAGTCGCGGGTCGGGGCCTCGAAGGCGATCTCGATGCCGGAACCGGCCAGGGCGCCACCCCCGAGCAGCCGCTTGAGGACCTCGTCCACCTCGTGGATCACCGTCGTGCTCCCGCCCTGCCGTGCTGTGCCCTGCGCCGCCGTACCGTGCCGAGAAGCGCCGCGCCCCCACCGGCACCGGCAATCGCTGTCGCTGTCGCTGTCGCAACCGATCGTGCCCTGCGGAGCCCTCGCCTCCGCAGGCACGCCGGGGACGACCGCTGGGCAGACCGTGCTGCCCACGCTTCCGTTTCGATTGCCCGTTCGGTCAGATGTAGCCTTCGCGGAGGGCATGGGCCACGGCATGCGCCCGGTTGCGCAGATGCAGTCGGGTGGTGAGCCCGTGCATCACGTTCTTGACGGTCCGTTCGGAGTAGGACAGCTTGCTGGCGATCTCCCCGGTGTCGAGCCCTTCGGCGACCAGCCTCAGTACGTCCACCTCGCGGGGTGCGAGTCCCGAGGAGGGGGCACCGGGATGGCTGCTCGCGGTGCGGTGCAGCGATCCCACCTGGCTGATCAGCCGCCCGAGCAGATCGGCGGGCAGGTCGCCGTCGCCGCGGGAGGCCGCGAGAACGGCCTGCACCAGCCGGTGCGCGGTGGCCTCGTGGCGCCACACGATGGCTCCGACGCCGCACTCGATGACGTCGAGGAGTTCGGTCTCGCGGATCACGCTCACCACGAGGACGGCCCGGGCTCCCTCGCTGCGCACGAGCCGGCGCAGCCGGGACAGGGCCATCTCGTCCAGCGTCTCGCTGATCAGCAGGGCGACGGTGTCAGGACCGGTCTCGGTCTCCTCGCGGAGGTCGATCACCGGGTGCTGCCGCAGCTGGCTGAGCGCGCCCTCCCGGGAGATCGGGTCCGACGCGTGCACCGCCACGGGTATGCGGGACTCGGGCTCGGCCGTGCCCGGAGCCGTGGTCCCGAATGAGCTGCGCAACCGACTCCCCTATGTTCACGTGCCCGTCAACTCTGTTGCGTCTGTGACAGGCGTGCGAGAACCACACTTCTGTGCCCCGCGAGCCGGGCGCAATCGTGGAGCACCACGAGACGCACCACGAGATCGGCGACCGTGGCGCGTTTCTGATCGTGGGTCATGTCACGCAACGCGGGCCGTGTGTTCCCCCGTCCCACACAGGGGACCGCATCACGGCTGTGAGGGAGGCAGGAATGGACGCACCGCTGCTTGAACGCGGGGAGGCCATGGAGCTGGTCGCCGCCGAGGCCGCGCGCGCCCGCGCGGGATCGGGCCGGCTGGTCCTGCTGCGGGGCGCCACCGGCACGGGCCGTTCCGCGCTCCTGGAGGCCGCCGCCGAGGAGGCGGAGGCGGCCGGGATGCGGGTGCTGCGGGCCCGCTGCTCCCCCGACGACACCACCGTTCCCTTCGCCGTCGTACGTCAACTCCTCGGTCCGAACGGGGAGTTCGCGGACGCGGACCGGATGCCGGACGAGCGTGCCCGGGCCGCCTGGCTGTGGCGGCTGCTGCGTTCGTACGCGGCCGGGCCCCCGCTCCTCGTCACCGTGGACGACGTCCATCTCGCGGACGACTCCTCGCGGCGCTGGCTCGCCGACGCCGCCCGAAAGGTGGACCGATTACCCGTGCTGCTGGTGGTGACCGAGCGCAGCCAGTACGACATCGACACTCCGTCGACCGGTCTCGCCCACACGCTCTCGCCCGCGCTCGTCCGCACCCTGACGCTCCCTCCGCTGGGCGTCGACTCCACGACGAGCCTGGTCCGTTCGGACTTCGGCGGGGTCCCCGGGACGTGGGTGGAGGACTGCGTACGGGCGGGCGCGGGCAGCCCGCTGCTGCTGCGGGCCCTGCTGGACGACCTGCGCGGAACCCTGCCGGCAACCGTGCCGAAGACGTGCGCCGCCCTGTATCCGGGGACCTACCAGGCCGCGGTGTCGTGGTGGCTGGACAGCGCGGGCCCCGCGACGGCGGAGGTGGCACGGGCGCTGGCGGCACTGCAGGAGGACCGCCCCTCGGCCGACGCCGCGTACGGCCCCGTCACCGACCGACCCCCGGCCGACCCGTATGACGGCCGCCCGGCCTGGACCCCGGCCGACCCGGATCACGGTCCTCCCTTGGACCGACCTCCGGCCCACCCGGCGCACGGCCACCCGGACTGGACACCGGCCGACCCGGATCACGGCCACCTGGACTGGGCAGCGACCGACCCGGGGTACGGCCACACGGACCGAGCTGATTCCGGCCTCGCCTCCGGCCCCGTCTCCGACCCCGCCCACGGCCACCCGATCCGTGTCACGGCCGCCCGCACCCGGCACCCGGAAGACGACCATGCCTTCGTCGGCGGCCGGTTCCCGGTCGGTGACGGGCTCACCGGACTCGCCGAGCTCGTCGGCGCGGTCGCCGGTGCCGACCCGGCACGGGTGGCGGGGTGGCTCACCGCCATGACACGGCTGGGGATCCTGCGCCCCGGTGCCGACGGGCGGCCCCGCTATGCCCATCCCCTGCTGCGGGACGCGGTGCTGAGCGGCTGGCCCGGTCCGCGGCGGCTGGCCGCACACCGGGCGGCCGCCGAGGTGATGCTGCGCCGCGGCGACCGCGCCGAGGCCGTCGCCGGCCAGCTGCTGCGCTCCGGCACGGTGGGCGAGGAGTGGGCCACCGGAGTCCTCCTGGACGCCGCCGCCATCGCCGTCCGCGAGGGCCGTACCGCCGACGCCCTGCCCTGTCTGCGCCGCGCCCTGGACGAGCCGCTGCCCGACGACCACCGCCAGCGCCTCCTCACCGAACTGGGCTCCCTGGAGTACGCCACCGTGCGCTCCTCCGCCGGCATCCCGCGCCTCGCCGAGGCGGTACGGCTGCCGGGCGTCCCGCAGGACCGGGTCCGTGCCGCGGTGGCCCTGGGCACGGCGCTGGCCGGGCGGGGCGAGGCCCGCGCCGCCGTCGACGTGCTGCGCTCCCTCGACCCCCAGCTGACGGGCCACCCCGACCTGTCCCGCACGGTCCACATCGCCTCGGCACTGCTCTCCGACCACGACCAGGAGATCCGGCAGGAGGTGTACCGCTGGCTGCGGGAGACCGCCGGGCGCTCACCGGGCCTGGTCGGCACCGCCGGTCAGGCACTGCTCGTACGGTACGAGGCGACAGCGGGCCTGATCTCGGCGGACGCGGCCATGGAACGGGTGCGCGCCCTGCTCGCGGAACCCGTCGACCCGCTCGCGGAGCCGTTCCTGCTGGGCACGGCCGCCGCCGTCGCCCAGTGGGCCGACGAACTCGAAGAGGCCGAGCGGCTCGTCGAGCGCGGTCTCGCCCGGCAGCGGCCGTCCCTGCTGCACCCCATGCACCGGGCCCTGCTGAACGTCGGGGCCGACATCGCCGCGGCCCGCGGCGACTACGCGCGCCTGCTCAGCGGGCCCGAGGCCCCGCAGCCCGCCGGGGCCCGCTCCGGCCCGGCCAACGGCCAGGCCCACGCGCTGGTCGCGCTGGTCGAGACCGGCAGGGTGGCGCAGGCCCGCCGGCTCGCGGGCGGCTTCGACCTGCGGGAGGCGCAGGACTCCTGGGAGCTGAACCGGTTCCTGCACGCGCGCGGTGTGCTGCGGGCCGCGGCCGGGGATCCGGCGGGAGCGCTCGACGACTTCCTCGAGTGCGGGCGCCGCCAGTCGGCCCGCGACGTGGTGAGCCCGGTCGTCACCCCCTGGCGGACGGCCGCGGCGGAATGCCGTCTGGCACTCGGCCGGCCCCGGGAGGCACTCGAACTGGCCGAGGAGGAACTGCGGCTGGCCCAGGTGTGGGACACACCGCGCCTGGTGGGGCGCGCCCTGCGGGTGCTCGGCACGGCGACCGGCGGGCGGCGCGGTCTGGAGCTGGCCGACCGGTCCGTACGGGCGCTGAGGGACGCCGGTGTGGACACGGAGCTGATTCCCGCGCTGATCGCGCAGGGGCGCCAGCTCACCGCCGCGGGGGATCGGGCCCGTGCCCGTGACTGTCTGCGGGAGGCGGCCGAGCGTGCCGAACGGCTGGGCGCCGTGCGGCTGCGGGCCACCGCCGAGGAGGCCCTGCGCGAGGGTGGCGCGCGCCGCACCGCGACGGCGCTCACCGGCTCGGGCGCGCTCACCGGAAGTGAGCGCCGCATCGCCGAACTGGCCGCCGACGGCCGTACGAACACGGAGATAGCGGAGCTGCTGCACCTGGCGCGCCGCACTGTGGAGACCCATCTGACCAGCGCGTACCGGAAGTTGGGCATCCGGCGGCGGGGCGGCCTGACGGCCGCGCTGGGCCGGGAGCGGGACGCCTGACGGACGCACGGGTTTGACTCGACGCCGTCCGGCCGCCTCGCTCCGGCCATGTCCCCTCGGCCCCCTGGCAGCGTCCCCGGCCCGCCGCCGCGCCCCGGACCTCCCCTCTCGCCCCGCCGGGATATTGCTTTGCGGCGTCGATCGGTGCCGCCGACACTGGCCCCGTGCTGACACGACGTGAGACCCCCGCCGACGTATCCGCCGTGCGTGCCGTGATCGCGGCCGCCTTCGCCAAGACGGACGCCCCCGACCCCGTGGAGGCCGTCCTGCTCGACGCGCTGCGGACCTGTGACGGCTGGCTGCCGGAACTGTCGTACGTGGCGGTCGACGAGAAGGACGAGGTCGTCGGCCACGTCGTCTGTACGCGCGGCCACGTCGACGGGGTGCCGGCTGTCGGGCTCGGCCCGATCGGTGTGCGCCCCGACCTGCAGCGGCGCGGCGTCGGCCTCGCCCTGATGCACTCGGTGCTCGGCGCCGCCGACGCCCTCGGTGAGCCGCTGGTCGCCCTGCTCGGCAGCCCCGCGTACTACGGCCGCTACGGCTTCCGGGCCGGCACCGAGCTGGGCATCCACGCGCCCGACCCCGCCTGGGGCGAGTACTTCCAGGTCCGCACACTGGCCGCGTACGACCCGGCCGTGCGCGGCACCTTCACCTACGCGGAGCCGTTCGGCGACCTCTGAGGTGCGGCC of the Streptomyces aurantiacus genome contains:
- a CDS encoding DUF4255 domain-containing protein; translation: MIHEVDEVLKRLLGGGALAGSGIEIAFEAPTRDWAARRNAPAVNAYLYDIREDVNRRQRGQVTVRDERDIVVRRRQPPRWFRLSYLVTAWTKQPQDEHRLLSAVLATMLPRELLAPEELPGALGAMGLSVPLTVAGLHTESRSMAEIWSALGGELKPSLDLVVTAPFPAFPEYDVGPPVTEGAVRVRGMDGTLEGSQERSHRPRRPDTAPDTGERQPGEQQQ
- a CDS encoding hydrolase, with amino-acid sequence MSLWTSLEPASATVDPGGSTTVRLRVRNTGDVVDEYRFEAVGDLAPWTVVEPQSLRLYPGTTGSVELSFAPPRTPDATAGPNPYAVRITPTEHPEAVTVPEGNLTITPFTEVRAELVPPTVKGRFRGRPKLAVDNLGNTKVTASVGGSDNGDQLSYDIHPSNVQIEPGRAAFVKATLKPRQIIWFGSKEERPYTLAVQRSGVTPLDVEGTYVQRGFLPRWLATFLGVFMALAITFVMLWIAYKPQVRSQAKEQLQEAGISTLPPASPSVSPPAPPTPTAPATTPTPVAEAPPAGGGGSGGGGSEKEKKTPERTAATAVQQLAAQDPGGRHICYRAFVADKGWTDAVCDGETAGSVGQNKSLKALNIAVSGTKGTAGVAFIHNPGSTNGQGYYNKVPWSGVPDGIDNYIGSTKKDAQNMLGFTINVDEGGGPVCQTAHVHNEGWHGMGCDKPGEGENFIFGGTLTNDLWLEAVKFTV
- a CDS encoding RICIN domain-containing protein; protein product: MSLWTSLEPASATVDPGGSTTVRLRVRNTGDVVDEYRFEAVGDLAPWTVVEPQSLRLYPGTTGSVELSFAPPRTPDATAGPNPYAVRITPTEHPEAVTVPEGNLTITPFTEVRAELVPPTVKGRFRGRPKLAVDNLGNTKVTASVGGSDNGDQLSYDIHPSNVQIEPGRAAFVKATLKPRQIIWFGSKEERPYTLAVQRSGVTPLDVEGTYVQRGFLPRWLATFLGVFMALAITFVMLWIAYKPQVRSQAKEFQEAGVSTLPPEASPSAPVASPSVPKQDVEPVPSAPADKGGDGGAPASPSAEEKPKNEVPTGNVLLRNLSTGRCADLPGEGEGKKDGRVQQFSCKQTADDNQLWNLEVKIPKGGPGGEADLFQIRNTKDQLCMDLPNFGANPIHTRVTEFTCNGTKADNQLWWLEKQESGAYWLRNFASNGACLEVAGNNDIRDEVTLMLFNCTVTDDQEWQIVQPSQG
- a CDS encoding ATP-binding protein, giving the protein MTTHASRTADTILTRLARLRARVAELVAERSAGDPTADDPLRGLYLSEEAVRPLLGPTTTSWTSVFEDTAEPGGAAAGGNAEDAEAGPGDRLVRLAVRLGLTELDTRILLIALAPDLDRSFEPLYGYLNDDISRRLATTGLALDLCGLPAHLGEARARLHPSAPLTALGLLTVEETERPFLSRSLRVPDRLVAHLLGDDTQDAALAGYVHPLDLPTSASTSASTLEGEFTAKLADRLTAAPVTVYLREQREGDGLVCAAGALRAAGIEALHFSPVAVGETLPELLADLLPRLLREARLRDRAIVVSPLPEKPGPLLRALSAAGVPVLFTGPRPYDPQWCDHDPLVLDAPRGRAGAVDTWAAALGTGADGPGFDLAVTVAPYRLGGDRIERAARAAMDLATFDGTPVTAAHLRLAARQQSASGLEQHARRIRPDVGWDDLVLPDRPLAQLHELALRARHRDRVLGDWRLSAGGGRGHGVLGLFAGESGTGKTLSAEVVAAELGLDLYVVQLSSIVDKYVGETEKNLERIFTEADRTDAVLLFDEADAVFGKRSEVKDSHDKHANMESAYLLQRLESFDGIALLTTNLRANIDEAFTRRLDLVVDFPFPDAEQRRALWRHSLAHVPCAEGIEPEAAARDFELAGGSIRSAVVTAAYAAAGRGGTVTTGDLLEGARREYRKAGRLVPGEGGW
- a CDS encoding phage tail sheath subtilisin-like domain-containing protein, translating into MPSYLSPGVYVEEVASGSRPIEGVGTSVAAFVGLAPAGPLNEPTLVTNWSQYVAAFGDFTDGYYLAHSVYGFFNNGGSAAYVVRVGGTAEGAAGAAAPAAVSGSAAPAALPAGEPKQLGTFSVTAVAGGSLSVEVADPEGEGPAERFKLIVKDGDKPVETFDVTAKKGGRNYVVTQVKERSKLITVQESAPAAQLARPENQTVALAAPAAPAPVAPSETSDAHPGPAHYLGDSADRTGFGGLEAVDEISMVAVPDLMAAYQRGAIDLEAVKAVQLGLIAHCELMGDRVAIIDPPPGLNARQIRVWRQETAGYDSKYAALYYPWVKVFDPATGQSRVIPPSGHVAGIWARNDFERGVHKAPANEVVRGAVDLELQITRGEQDLLNPIGVNCIRAFPGRGIRVWGARTMSSDPAWRYLNIRRYFNYLEESILLGTQWVVFEPNDHNLWARIRRNVSSFLVNEWRSGALFGQRPEEAYYVKCNEETNPPESVDLGRVICEIGIAPVKPAEFVIFRLAQFSSGSGELEE
- a CDS encoding helix-turn-helix transcriptional regulator — translated: MRSSFGTTAPGTAEPESRIPVAVHASDPISREGALSQLRQHPVIDLREETETGPDTVALLISETLDEMALSRLRRLVRSEGARAVLVVSVIRETELLDVIECGVGAIVWRHEATAHRLVQAVLAASRGDGDLPADLLGRLISQVGSLHRTASSHPGAPSSGLAPREVDVLRLVAEGLDTGEIASKLSYSERTVKNVMHGLTTRLHLRNRAHAVAHALREGYI